Proteins from a single region of Humidesulfovibrio mexicanus:
- a CDS encoding MlaA family lipoprotein, producing MSRAGSIHSAAALGRLVALAALSLLLAACAATRRDPERTLPDTGFRTAVSRQMDPEEARRLGEQSMLYVYDPAEKANRLVYNFNARFDRAVLLPVVAAYEGAFPAPVRKGVSNFISNLNEMPRLANCGLQGDLNKVNATLVRFMANTTFGLGGLFDVATDMGIDKEDEDFGQTLKVWGVPDGAYIVLPFYGPSNARDTVGTAGDMVFSYYQMEYLYDLAGFSDHALAGYVNTAVRAVNTRAGVPFRYYSTDTPFEYDILRFAYTKARILQALD from the coding sequence GTGAGCAGGGCGGGCAGCATCCATTCCGCAGCCGCCCTGGGGCGCCTTGTGGCCCTGGCGGCCCTAAGCCTGTTGTTGGCCGCCTGTGCGGCCACGCGCCGCGATCCGGAACGCACCCTGCCGGACACGGGTTTTCGCACGGCCGTCTCGCGCCAGATGGACCCGGAGGAGGCCCGTCGCCTGGGCGAGCAGTCCATGCTCTACGTCTACGACCCGGCCGAGAAGGCCAACCGGCTCGTGTACAACTTCAACGCCCGCTTCGACCGCGCCGTGCTGCTGCCCGTGGTTGCGGCCTATGAGGGGGCCTTTCCCGCGCCTGTGCGCAAAGGCGTGTCCAACTTCATCAGCAATTTGAACGAAATGCCGCGCCTGGCCAACTGCGGCCTGCAGGGCGATTTGAACAAGGTCAACGCCACCCTGGTGCGCTTCATGGCCAACACCACCTTTGGCCTGGGCGGCCTGTTCGACGTGGCCACGGACATGGGCATCGACAAGGAGGACGAGGACTTCGGCCAGACCCTGAAGGTCTGGGGCGTGCCGGACGGCGCGTACATCGTGCTGCCGTTCTACGGGCCCTCCAACGCGCGCGACACCGTGGGCACGGCCGGGGACATGGTCTTTTCCTACTACCAGATGGAATATCTCTACGACCTGGCCGGGTTCTCGGACCACGCCCTGGCCGGCTACGTCAACACCGCCGTGCGGGCCGTGAACACCCGCGCCGGGGTGCCCTTCCGCTACTACAGCACGGACACCCCCTTCGAGTACGACATCCTGCGCTTCGCCTACACCAAGGCGCGCATTCTGCAGGCCCTGGACTAG
- a CDS encoding alpha/beta fold hydrolase family protein produces MQQPVLTESRTGRCGRGFGAACALLALLVVAAFAPAALASPADAAGIPPYPFGNRYKATVFGTPPDVRHKIPGADGLSPETRSIRISGRRVPELFWYCESVEYSVLAQKGEAPLVFVIAGTGGRFNSTKVRYLQQLFHQAGYHAVGLSSPTHFNSIVSLSRHGISGYVPFDVDDLYTLMGWVKQDVEKRLKVRGYAVAGYSLGGLHAAFLARKDARDKVFGFQKVLAINPAVDLYNSALVFDSWLKSEAPSAGGPEQAVTKFIDRFSEFYRTNHIGRLDSEVLYRFFDTLDASDEELKQIIAVGFRITASSMVFTSDVCLGAGYVTPRDRAIATSEPLLPYFQAASRVSFEQYFEEFLLPYLRHRDPAMTKEKALADCTLVGMARFLRESPNIYVVGNEDDPILNERELAYLKDTFGPRAFFFPRGGHCGNMQYAGFAQKLLEVMKP; encoded by the coding sequence GTGCAGCAGCCTGTCCTGACAGAATCCCGCACCGGGCGGTGCGGCCGGGGCTTTGGAGCCGCCTGCGCGCTTTTGGCGCTGCTGGTCGTGGCGGCGTTTGCCCCGGCGGCCTTGGCCTCTCCGGCGGATGCCGCGGGCATTCCCCCGTACCCCTTCGGCAACCGCTACAAGGCCACGGTGTTCGGCACCCCGCCGGATGTCCGCCACAAGATTCCCGGCGCGGACGGCCTTTCGCCAGAGACCCGCTCCATCAGGATTTCCGGGCGGCGCGTGCCGGAGCTGTTCTGGTACTGCGAATCCGTGGAGTACTCCGTGCTGGCGCAGAAGGGCGAGGCCCCGCTGGTGTTCGTCATAGCGGGAACCGGCGGCCGCTTCAACTCCACCAAGGTCCGCTATCTCCAGCAGCTTTTCCACCAGGCCGGGTACCACGCCGTGGGCCTGTCCTCGCCCACGCACTTCAACAGCATCGTCAGCCTGTCGCGGCACGGTATCTCCGGCTACGTGCCCTTTGACGTGGACGACCTGTACACCCTCATGGGCTGGGTGAAGCAGGACGTGGAAAAGCGGCTCAAGGTGCGCGGCTACGCCGTGGCGGGCTACAGCCTGGGCGGCCTGCACGCGGCCTTCCTGGCCAGGAAGGACGCCCGGGACAAGGTTTTCGGTTTTCAGAAGGTGCTGGCCATCAACCCGGCCGTGGACCTCTACAACTCCGCGCTGGTGTTCGACTCCTGGCTCAAGTCCGAAGCCCCCTCCGCAGGTGGGCCGGAACAGGCCGTGACCAAGTTCATCGACCGCTTTTCCGAGTTCTACCGCACCAACCACATCGGGCGGCTGGACTCCGAGGTGCTGTACCGCTTCTTCGACACCCTGGACGCCAGCGACGAGGAATTGAAGCAGATCATCGCCGTGGGCTTCCGCATCACCGCGTCCTCCATGGTGTTCACCTCCGACGTGTGCCTGGGCGCGGGCTACGTGACGCCCAGGGACCGCGCCATCGCCACCAGCGAGCCCTTGCTCCCGTATTTCCAGGCCGCCAGCCGCGTGAGCTTCGAGCAGTATTTCGAGGAGTTCCTGCTGCCCTATCTGCGCCACCGCGACCCCGCCATGACCAAGGAGAAGGCCCTGGCCGACTGCACCCTTGTGGGCATGGCCCGGTTCCTGCGGGAAAGCCCCAACATCTATGTGGTGGGCAACGAGGACGATCCCATCTTGAACGAGCGCGAGCTGGCCTACCTGAAGGACACCTTCGGCCCGCGCGCCTTTTTCTTCCCGCGCGGCGGACACTGCGGCAACATGCAGTACGCTGGGTTCGCCCAAAAGCTGCTGGAGGTCATGAAGCCGTGA